From Clavelina lepadiformis chromosome 9, kaClaLepa1.1, whole genome shotgun sequence, the proteins below share one genomic window:
- the LOC143470883 gene encoding uncharacterized protein LOC143470883, with the protein MDEFNFFLTLIAYVSNLQRGAAFVCPSGIAIDDFYLCDGINDCYDLKSSDECNCPDTRADVCWNSRCILDSNICDGFDDCKDGFSSDEDCSLEELANNLTGTIPCDRSNAVFCADGASCVRITQLCDGRYDCPDYSDENFAGPGLKCVIRSSRGAACVLPQPNIYDSIAQCSDYSDVCFDANGVRSSACFQCLDGEHIISEYQLCDGILDCKDFSDECLCEEIRTPEICAAYFGKNFKKICDSLPDDDLYPYRLDYQSNQGNVWIDGLAIPCRDNGLPDYANTVESSFDSFYFNLYDRFNSFYLETQCVDTEKLCDNNNDCHTGIDEKYCLSASIIQTVRELENSDLQGKPSISVAGFDNVTSTNKTTTCLNSDGFSIVADLCDGKPSCSGLVDECTPECGVALPPFCSVNLTCLDAHQVCNGKWESDLRCGRRIDEEEIGCPQRFYCKVGESISIDKRQVCDGVINCDKESDESKERNCTDQRFYCETRTANSTDPRNRFFVPKNLMLDGRQDCLDGSDECPQSWNENGFSSRDAMIGNPILQVILWIIAPFAFFGNIGVLVKTVFTFRKKKKMNMVSKIHHSLISNLAVADGLMGVYLIILCIQSVTFQKRYCLLDKQWRTSTLCGVMGSLVIFSGQSSVFILLLIATFRFYTFFRPFAAQLSPSCFKLFKIDLVVIWCVSFLLAASPWFSEYFTVAAYYPSHLFHGDVVEKKTFQSFLTLLDFALNLTNSSINSTLYTTRNITSNGVSVGTLFVSQRAPDVTPRGWFGFYSQNSICLPGYFMRPGRPGWDFGIFLITFNFVAFVAMVIFYALIWRFSDPKRVTHLTRNSPKSKLNHQRCKMQARVTRLLLTDFVCWIPVCIMSYIYLSGVDLNPTAYAVCGIVLLPVNSALNPILYAGILESIWAKAKSVFKEKKASNSVRNSDARTATNTTPLSSIKPFRKQQIKTGGSPSSSPVSSVPTTPKDLRRKTINNTYL; encoded by the exons ATGGATGAATTCAACTTTTTCCTAACATTAATCGCATATGTCAGCAATCTTCAAAGAG GAGCTGCATTTGTGTGTCCATCCGGGATTGCAATTGACGACTTTTATCTTTGTGACGGGATAAACGACTGCTATGACCTCAAAAGCAGTGACGAGTGTAATTGCCCGGACACAAGAGCGGATGTTTGTTGGAATAGTCGCTGCATCTTGGACTCGAATATATGCGACGGTTTTGATGACTGCAAGGATGGATTCAGCTCCGATGAGGATTGCTCCCTGGAGGAGTTAGCAAATAACTT GACTGGGACGATTCCCTGTGATCGAAGTAACGCTGTATTTTGTGCGGATGGAGCATCGTGCGTTCGAATAACTCAGCTCTGCGATGGACGTTATGATTGTCCGGACTATTCGGACGAGAATTTCGCCGGACCCGGACTAAAATGCGTAATAAGATCATCCCGGGGAGCGGCCTGCGTTTTGCCGCAACCGAACATCTACGATTCGATCGCGCAATGTTCGGATTATTCGGACGTCTGTTTCGATGCCAACGGAGTTCGTAGCTCTGCTTGTTTCCAATGCTTGGATGGGGAACAT ATCATCAGTGAATATCAACTGTGTGATGGAATCTTGGACTGTAAAGACTTTTCCGACGAATGTCTGTGCGAGGAGATCCGGACACCAGAGATATGCGCAGCATATTTCGGCAAAAACTTCAAGAAAATATGTGACTCTCTACCCGATGATGATCTGTACCCGTACCGCTTAGATTACCAAAGCAACCAGG GTAACGTTTGGATTGATGGACTTGCCATTCCATGCAGAGACAACGGTTTGCCGGATTATGCAAATACGGTAGAAAGCAGTTTTGACTCCTTCTACTTCAACCTATATGATcgttttaattctttttacCTGGAAACCCAGTGTGTGGATACTGAAAAGCTCTGTGATAATAACAATGACTGCCACACTGGAATAGATGAAAAATACTGTCTCTCTGCCAGTATAATCCAAACGGTGCGTGAGTTGGAGAACAGCGATTTACAAGGGAAGCCCTCGATTTCTGTGGCTGGATTCGACAACGTGACTTCCACCAATAAAACCACAACCTGTCTCAACTCTGACGGATTTTCAATCGTAGCCGATCTATGCGATGGAAAACCGTCCTGCTCTGGCCTGGTCGACGAATGTACGCCGGAATGTGGCGTGGCGCTTCCCCCGTTCTGTTCTGTCAACTTGACCTGCCTCGACGCTCATCAAGTCTGCAACGGGAAGTGGGAGAGCGATCTGAGATGTGGAAGACGAATTGATGAGGAGGAAATTGGTTGTCCACAGCGATTCTACTGCAAGGTTGGAGAGAGCATCAGTATTGACAAGAGACAG GTGTGTGATGGCGTCATCAACTGCGACAAAGAATCAGATGAAAGCAAGGAACGTAACTGTACCGATCAACGTTTCTATTGCGAGACGAGAACCGCCAACAGCACCGACCCTCGCAACCGCTTTTTCGTCCCTAAAAACTTGATGTTAGATGGGAGACAGGACTGCCTGGATGGCAGCGACGAATGTCCCCAATCATGGAACGAAAACGGTTTCAGTTCAAGGGATGCAATGATCGGTAATCCCATCCTACAAGTTATCCTCTGGATAATAGCCCCTTTCGCTTTCTTCGGCAATATTGGGGTCTTGGTAAAAACCGTGTTCACCTTTcgcaagaagaaaaaaatgaacatgGTTTCTAAAATCCACCACAGCCTTATTTCGAACCTAGCGGTAGCAGATGGACTCATGGGAGTGTACCTAATAATACTCTGCATCCAAAGCGTTACTTTTCAGAAGCGTTACTGTCTCTTAGACAAGCAGTGGCGAACAAGCACCCTTTGTGGCGTCATGGGCTCATTGGTGATCTTTTCCGGCCAATCATCCGTCTTCATTTTGTTACTTATCGCCACTTTTCGTTTTTACACGTTCTTTAGACCGTTTGCTGCTCAGCTTTCCCCCAGCTGTTTCAAACTGTTTAAAATCGATCTCGTAGTCATCTGGTGTGTCTCGTTTCTACTGGCGGCCTCACCCTGGTTCTCAGAATACTTTACAGTCGCCGCCTATTACCCGAGTCATCTTTTTCACGGCGATGTTGTGGAGaagaaaacttttcaatcgTTCCTCACTCTGCTTGACTTTGCCCTGAACCTAACAAACAGCTCTATCAATAGTACACTTTATACCACAAGAAACATTACTTCCAATGGGGTCAGCGTTGGAACCCTGTTTGTTAGTCAACGTGCCCCCGATGTTACCCCTAGGGGCTGGTTCGGGTTTTATTCACAAAACAGCATTTGCCTGCCCGGATACTTTATGCGCCCCGGTCGTCCCGGCTGGGATTTCGGGATTTTTCTTATCACTTTTAACTTTGTTGCGTTCGTTGCTATGGTTATTTTCTATGCATTGATTTGGAGATTTTCAGACCCAAAGCGCGTCACCCACCTGACGCGGAATTCCCCGAAATCGAAACTTAACCACCAACGATGTAAAATGCAAGCCAGGGTTACCCGACTTTTATTAACGGACTTCGTGTGTTGGATTCCGGTCTGCATTATGAGTTATATCTATCTCTCGGGGGTCGACCTTAACCCGACAGCCTATGCGGTGTGTGGGATCGTCCTTCTCCCGGTAAACAGCGCTCTGAACCCGATCCTCTACGCCGGGATACTGGAATCAATTTGGGCAAAGGCTAAAAGcgtgtttaaagaaaaaaaggcGTCGAATTCAGTTAGAAACAGTGACGCGCGAACTGCGACTAATACCACTCCACTTTCATCGATAAAACCATTCCGAAAGCAGCAAATCAAAACTGGGGGATCTCCCAGTAGTAGTCCTGTGTCAAGTGTTCCGACCACCCCGAAAGATCTTCGTAGAAAAACTATTAACAACACATATCTATAA